In Leptolyngbya sp. SIO1E4, one DNA window encodes the following:
- a CDS encoding glycosyltransferase, with protein MSARLSGLVFILFSTCGLTGLYLLQNPGHLTTWDVFSLISLGGIGIWRWSWFVVRYLRARCYLHWVFPRWRRLANQVPSEDFPHVCLLVPTYREQFWITERVFRAIAHEAKTLPQPITVLVNSSGDEENAAIRTILEQEDPGLRSIRLIQMTQKDGKRKAMADALRELARLDLPTDTVIALMDGDSELMPGTLRRCLPLFRLFSKMGALTTDELPVVKGSYLFSEWFHLRFAQRNIQMCSDALSHKVMCLTGRFSLFRAETALHPSFATQLEQDFLNDWLWGRFKFLSGDDKSTWYWLLRYKYNMLYVPDATVNSIETLSDSVVDRAYNNMRRWYGNMLRNNGRAIALGPKTTGWFIWYSLIDQRISFWTCLITPGFLLLSLLQGHWKAAAIVLSWLFFSRSLMLALTFWGRSSILKPIHFPLLLISQWGGSFVKIWTQMNLAQQKWANRGSQSVSAAGTGMQRVVKLGTARLLLYIQIFTFGVFLSWLSGNLNPVWDIAGLQLSHQARVAADAQQVIEAIDYGIWPNDGSDDGAALQALIDTLPPQKPVEIRLPIGELDLFHAVNISRSHLTLQGQGPGRTVLKAHPNQALPDNAAVLQIRPVNSADSASARPLEQIHLKGFTLQPADSHAATDTSDNGISLQHVVNGSLTHLRITRGNRQPLSLEKTQDIKLAHIALQQGSGQPERVIHTIDDLQLLRGQG; from the coding sequence ATGAGTGCACGGTTAAGTGGGTTAGTCTTTATCTTATTTTCTACTTGTGGATTAACTGGACTTTATCTTTTACAGAATCCTGGGCATTTAACGACCTGGGACGTATTTAGTCTGATTAGTCTAGGGGGCATTGGAATTTGGCGGTGGTCCTGGTTTGTCGTCAGGTATTTGCGGGCTCGCTGCTATTTGCATTGGGTTTTTCCTCGCTGGCGCCGTTTGGCCAATCAGGTTCCCAGTGAAGATTTCCCCCACGTCTGTTTGCTAGTACCGACTTATCGAGAACAGTTCTGGATTACTGAGCGGGTTTTTCGCGCGATCGCCCATGAAGCCAAAACCCTACCCCAACCGATCACTGTTTTAGTCAACAGTAGTGGGGATGAGGAGAATGCCGCGATTCGAACCATTCTTGAGCAGGAAGACCCAGGCTTGCGCTCGATACGCCTGATCCAAATGACGCAAAAAGATGGCAAACGCAAGGCTATGGCAGATGCGCTGAGAGAGTTGGCTCGCCTTGATTTGCCTACCGATACTGTGATTGCTTTGATGGACGGGGACTCTGAACTGATGCCGGGGACGCTCCGTCGCTGTCTCCCGTTATTTCGCCTGTTCTCTAAAATGGGGGCGCTGACCACGGATGAGTTACCGGTGGTCAAAGGTTCGTATCTGTTTTCCGAATGGTTTCACTTACGCTTCGCCCAGCGCAATATTCAGATGTGCTCCGATGCCCTTTCCCACAAGGTGATGTGCTTAACGGGGCGATTCTCCTTGTTTCGGGCTGAGACGGCCCTGCATCCCTCCTTTGCCACACAGCTAGAGCAAGATTTTCTGAATGATTGGCTATGGGGGCGCTTCAAGTTTTTATCCGGCGATGATAAGAGCACCTGGTATTGGCTGTTGCGGTACAAATACAACATGCTCTATGTTCCAGACGCTACGGTGAACTCGATTGAAACCCTCTCGGATTCCGTTGTAGATCGGGCTTACAACAACATGCGCCGCTGGTATGGCAACATGCTCCGCAACAATGGGCGGGCGATCGCGTTAGGTCCTAAAACTACCGGCTGGTTTATTTGGTACAGCTTAATTGATCAGCGCATTAGCTTCTGGACCTGCTTGATTACGCCAGGATTTCTGCTGCTCTCGTTATTGCAAGGTCACTGGAAGGCAGCCGCGATCGTCTTGTCTTGGCTTTTCTTCAGCCGCTCATTGATGCTGGCACTCACCTTTTGGGGTCGCAGTTCAATTCTGAAACCAATTCACTTCCCGCTGCTTTTAATCTCCCAGTGGGGAGGCTCCTTTGTCAAAATTTGGACTCAAATGAACTTGGCCCAGCAAAAATGGGCGAATCGCGGTTCTCAAAGCGTTTCCGCTGCCGGTACCGGCATGCAACGGGTGGTCAAACTGGGCACCGCTCGTCTACTTCTATATATTCAAATTTTTACCTTTGGGGTGTTCCTAAGTTGGTTATCCGGCAATCTTAATCCGGTTTGGGATATTGCTGGGTTGCAGCTGAGTCATCAGGCCAGAGTTGCTGCCGATGCGCAGCAGGTCATTGAGGCCATAGATTATGGCATCTGGCCTAATGATGGCAGCGATGATGGGGCTGCCTTGCAAGCGTTAATTGACACCCTCCCTCCCCAGAAGCCTGTGGAAATTCGTTTACCCATTGGAGAACTCGATTTATTCCACGCTGTCAATATCAGCCGGAGTCATCTGACATTGCAGGGGCAAGGTCCTGGTCGGACTGTGCTCAAGGCTCACCCGAACCAGGCACTCCCTGATAATGCGGCTGTTTTGCAGATACGCCCGGTGAATTCAGCAGACTCAGCCTCTGCGAGGCCTTTGGAGCAGATTCATCTCAAGGGATTTACGCTCCAACCGGCTGATTCACACGCGGCAACGGATACCAGTGATAACGGAATTTCACTTCAGCATGTGGTGAATGGTTCGCTGACTCACTTAAGAATTACGCGTGGCAATCGGCAGCCGCTGTCATTAGAAAAAACCCAAGATATTAAGTTAGCCCATATAGCGCTTCAGCAAGGTTCAGGTCAGCCAGAACGTGTCATTCATACTATAGATGACCTGCAATTATTACGAGGACAGGGCTAG